Proteins encoded by one window of Marinoscillum sp. 108:
- a CDS encoding RagB/SusD family nutrient uptake outer membrane protein, protein MKLIQRYLLILLVAITGISCSDFLEVSPQGVIGDEALNSPENIDGLVIAAYAMLGNDHYTVPNMLWPWGDLRSGDAYKGGDGPADISIYHAMEVFSTIQPDMSAYAPSVLGDLDNKKWERQYTAISRVNNALRRLQDVDETAYPKKSQRIAEMRFLRGHYYFDLKILFKHIPWIDEQASVEEIEAISNTVYTDQELWDLVAAEFRAAASGLPESQTDAGRPNKFTAKAYLAKVLLYQAYEQNEDHQVVAVNAEKLEEVVTLVDEVIGSGQYSLESDFANPFLWEFENGTESVWAIQRSHDDGTTTGNIDFSSMLNNPMSTELGCCWFHIPSQNLVNSFKTDESGLPMFDAFNENDLDLSSETVDPRLDHTVAQPEKPWKYETSIIYTEDEWARQPGIYGPYSSLKENVSPNCECFERIPPFMSSSKNTILIRFADVLLWKAEALIELGRQGEALPIINQIRQRAINSTELLQYANGAPLSNYNVALYDGSAWTQTFARQALRWERRLELAMEGHRFFDLVRWGVAAQEINEYFSAEKSKREYLQSAQFEAGKHEYLPIPQQQINLSNGRYLQNKGYN, encoded by the coding sequence ATGAAATTGATACAAAGATACCTTCTCATACTACTGGTTGCCATTACTGGCATCTCATGTAGTGATTTTCTCGAAGTAAGCCCCCAGGGAGTGATAGGGGATGAAGCCCTCAATTCACCGGAAAATATCGATGGACTGGTGATCGCGGCATACGCTATGCTGGGCAACGATCATTATACCGTGCCCAATATGCTGTGGCCATGGGGAGATCTTCGATCAGGAGATGCCTACAAAGGTGGTGATGGACCGGCTGATATTTCTATCTATCATGCCATGGAGGTTTTTTCCACCATCCAGCCGGATATGAGTGCATATGCGCCATCGGTGTTAGGTGACTTGGATAATAAAAAGTGGGAAAGGCAATACACGGCTATTTCCAGAGTAAACAATGCCCTCAGAAGGTTGCAGGATGTGGATGAAACTGCGTATCCTAAGAAAAGTCAGCGAATCGCTGAGATGAGGTTTTTGCGGGGACATTACTATTTTGATCTCAAGATACTTTTCAAGCACATCCCATGGATAGATGAGCAGGCATCGGTAGAAGAGATTGAGGCCATTTCCAATACCGTTTATACCGATCAGGAGCTATGGGATTTGGTGGCTGCAGAGTTTAGGGCAGCGGCTAGTGGCTTGCCAGAAAGTCAGACAGATGCTGGCAGGCCCAACAAATTCACTGCCAAGGCTTATCTGGCTAAAGTACTCCTGTATCAGGCCTATGAGCAAAATGAAGACCATCAGGTAGTTGCCGTCAATGCCGAAAAACTGGAAGAAGTGGTCACACTGGTGGACGAGGTAATCGGATCAGGTCAATATAGTCTGGAGTCAGATTTTGCCAATCCTTTCCTCTGGGAATTTGAAAATGGTACCGAATCCGTCTGGGCCATCCAGCGGTCTCATGATGATGGCACAACCACCGGGAATATTGATTTTTCATCTATGCTCAATAATCCTATGAGCACCGAATTGGGTTGTTGCTGGTTTCATATACCGAGTCAAAATTTGGTTAATAGCTTCAAAACAGATGAATCCGGACTCCCGATGTTTGACGCTTTTAATGAGAACGATTTGGATTTGTCTTCAGAAACTGTTGATCCGAGGTTAGACCACACGGTGGCACAACCTGAGAAGCCCTGGAAGTATGAGACTTCCATTATTTATACTGAAGATGAGTGGGCACGTCAGCCGGGCATTTATGGTCCTTATTCCTCGCTAAAGGAAAACGTGTCACCCAATTGTGAATGCTTTGAGCGGATTCCTCCATTTATGTCTAGCTCTAAAAATACCATTCTGATCAGGTTCGCCGATGTGCTCTTGTGGAAAGCAGAAGCATTGATAGAACTCGGTAGACAAGGGGAAGCATTGCCGATTATTAATCAAATCAGGCAACGGGCCATTAATAGCACCGAATTGCTCCAATATGCTAATGGTGCACCTCTTTCCAATTACAATGTGGCTCTTTATGATGGCTCTGCCTGGACACAGACATTCGCTCGCCAGGCGCTCAGATGGGAGAGGCGCCTTGAACTAGCCATGGAGGGACACCGATTCTTTGATTTGGTAAGGTGGGGAGTAGCCGCTCAGGAAATCAACGAGTATTTCAGTGCCGAAAAATCAAAAAGAGAATACCTGCAATCCGCGCAGTTTGAAGCAGGAAAACACGAGTATTTGCCCATTCCGCAGCAGCAGATCAATCTGAGCAATGGCAGGTACCTACAGAACAAAGGATATAACTGA
- a CDS encoding GH32 C-terminal domain-containing protein, translating to MTRIFIRLLMLMSVVGKLCAQDMYTEMYRPQYHASPRNGFMGDPNGPMKFGGKYHLFWWGHLRSEDMVHWEEINSNALHGTPSGFGNWSGSVVMDIENTAGFNSAEDTAMIAVYTLHEDATGYQHQAISTSLNHGSFEYYDGNPVIESNEPDFRDPQVFWHEQTNKWIMVITKPVDRGIRIYTSDDLKSWDYESTFEGYGARKEIWEVPDLFELPLNGDPQNIKWVMTCGMGPNRMQFWVGDFDGTTFSIDPEENFFTGSHVGGEVFEDFEAGYGDWTVEGESFGGNPATGTFTDQQEVMGYTGSSLVNSFLNGDGSTGKLISPEFEISRPFINFQIGGGASANELGFRLVVDGEVVQSIASSSNTEIMQWRGVSVSEFIGKTGHIEIVDEATGGWGHVLIDHIVFSDELYDTRTENANWADWGYDFYAGKTFRNYDFDDDRKVWLAWMGNWTYARDVPTRPWKGNQSIPRALSLVKNEFGFQLIQQPIEELKGLRSNEYSITNQQVDGVVPVTVFQPEWNVYELKLSFKVSYRDQVFGVTLAQSDDNKGVKITYDAAASTLELDRSGTPFSFAYKRKSVAPIHFPKDSVLDLHIFIDQASVEVFANDYQTSISSLAFTNVLSTGLSLFSETGPTELLSLEAWDIASIWGVTPDQVQRPEVQEDPLKVDSGHSMVYPNPVSAGQYITFGKNNIQNASICDLGGRVVFTQSTGTNQVLIPDTLSPGLYLVKYISDGRHYSDRIIIRR from the coding sequence ATGACAAGGATATTTATACGTTTGTTGATGTTGATGAGTGTGGTAGGCAAGCTCTGTGCGCAGGATATGTATACGGAAATGTATCGGCCTCAGTATCACGCATCTCCTCGCAATGGTTTCATGGGTGACCCAAATGGGCCTATGAAATTTGGAGGCAAGTACCACCTGTTTTGGTGGGGGCACCTCCGTTCTGAAGACATGGTTCATTGGGAAGAAATCAATAGTAATGCACTTCATGGTACACCTTCTGGTTTCGGAAACTGGTCTGGGTCTGTAGTGATGGATATAGAGAACACTGCTGGATTCAATTCAGCGGAAGATACTGCTATGATCGCTGTTTACACCTTGCACGAAGATGCCACAGGTTACCAGCATCAGGCTATTTCTACCAGTCTCAACCATGGATCATTTGAGTACTATGATGGCAATCCAGTCATTGAAAGTAATGAGCCAGATTTCAGGGATCCACAAGTGTTTTGGCATGAGCAAACAAATAAATGGATTATGGTCATCACGAAACCTGTAGATCGGGGTATCCGGATCTACACTTCTGATGATCTCAAATCATGGGATTACGAAAGTACTTTTGAAGGGTATGGCGCTCGTAAGGAAATATGGGAAGTGCCAGATCTGTTTGAGCTACCACTCAATGGTGATCCCCAAAACATTAAATGGGTGATGACATGTGGTATGGGGCCCAACCGAATGCAGTTTTGGGTAGGAGATTTTGATGGCACCACTTTTAGTATCGACCCGGAGGAGAATTTCTTCACTGGTAGTCATGTTGGCGGAGAGGTGTTTGAGGATTTTGAAGCTGGATATGGTGACTGGACTGTGGAGGGTGAATCTTTTGGAGGTAATCCTGCTACAGGTACCTTCACTGATCAGCAGGAAGTGATGGGATATACAGGCAGCAGTCTGGTGAATAGTTTTTTGAATGGTGATGGGTCTACAGGGAAGCTCATTTCCCCAGAATTTGAAATTAGTAGACCGTTTATCAATTTTCAAATAGGCGGTGGCGCTTCAGCTAATGAATTGGGCTTCAGGTTAGTTGTAGATGGAGAAGTCGTACAGTCGATAGCAAGTTCCAGCAATACTGAAATCATGCAATGGCGGGGTGTGTCCGTGAGTGAATTTATCGGGAAGACCGGGCATATTGAGATAGTAGATGAGGCCACAGGCGGATGGGGACATGTGTTGATCGATCACATTGTATTTTCTGATGAGCTGTATGATACCAGAACAGAAAATGCTAACTGGGCTGACTGGGGATATGATTTTTATGCCGGGAAGACGTTTAGAAACTATGACTTTGATGATGATCGCAAGGTATGGCTGGCATGGATGGGCAACTGGACGTATGCCCGGGATGTGCCCACTCGGCCATGGAAAGGAAATCAATCCATTCCACGAGCATTGAGTCTTGTAAAAAATGAATTTGGGTTTCAGCTGATTCAGCAGCCCATTGAGGAGCTGAAAGGACTCCGTAGTAACGAATATTCAATAACAAATCAGCAGGTGGATGGAGTTGTGCCGGTCACGGTGTTTCAACCAGAGTGGAACGTATATGAGCTGAAACTATCCTTTAAAGTCAGTTACAGAGATCAGGTTTTTGGGGTAACCCTCGCCCAATCGGATGATAATAAAGGTGTTAAAATTACTTATGATGCAGCGGCATCCACATTGGAGCTTGATCGATCAGGCACGCCGTTTAGTTTTGCCTATAAGCGCAAGTCAGTGGCACCTATTCATTTCCCTAAGGATAGTGTGCTTGATTTACATATTTTCATTGATCAGGCATCGGTAGAAGTGTTTGCTAATGATTATCAGACTTCCATAAGCTCACTGGCATTCACCAATGTTTTAAGTACAGGATTGTCCCTTTTTAGTGAAACTGGGCCAACTGAGTTATTGTCCTTAGAAGCCTGGGATATTGCCTCTATCTGGGGGGTGACGCCTGATCAGGTTCAGAGACCAGAGGTGCAGGAAGACCCACTTAAGGTAGACAGTGGTCATTCAATGGTTTACCCAAACCCGGTAAGTGCAGGACAGTATATAACATTTGGTAAGAATAATATTCAAAATGCATCGATTTGTGATTTGGGTGGTAGGGTCGTTTTTACACAATCGACTGGTACCAATCAAGTGCTGATACCAGATACTTTGAGTCCGGGTCTTTATCTGGTGAAGTACATAAGTGATGGGAGGCACTATTCCGACAGAATCATTATTCGTCGGTGA
- a CDS encoding TonB-dependent receptor, giving the protein MMKKILTFLLLLTGMLASAQQKIISGTITDEETGEGLPGASVQIKGTSSGTITDVNGTFQLEASEADILVVSFIGYEPKEVKVGDRSVINLTLGFDVTALEEVVVVGYTSERRKDLTGSVAVVDLEEVKDLPPGNIMKNIQGRVPGVSITSDGSPGSGATVRIRGNGTLNNNDPLYIIDGVPSKAGMHEINPADIASIQVLKDAASASIYGARAANGVIIITTKRGKSKEAQIDFDASWSLQQYTTKLNPLNTYQRGKVFWQASVNAGLKPTSPIYNYSWNGDLNNPALGGITYNEYLDAKQTMRPADTDWFDEVSQPSVIQSYNLRISKGSENGSMMFSVGYFDNDGTIKESNFERINTRFNSSFSFLNDLITVGENFQVTYQEETQINAGEILFTSLVQHPIVPVHTEAGGWGGPVSGMTDRQNPVRLIEDNKQNRYKFVRPFGNAYVAINPVKNLQFKTNFGVDYSLFYNRSIRKRYVSGFLSEPDNMVANNTSVGGNWIWTNTATYDLNLQNQSLKFLAGTEQIKYAQEWFNASREGYISEDPNYAYLGAGAENQLNSGGGNRWALMSFFGKFDYSLQDKYLASFTIRRDGSSRFGANNRYGNFPAASVGWRLSNEEFFKSLIATPVDIKLRASWGQNGNQEIDPLAVYNIYRPVYGKEDAIWDNPNPPSYRPALGTAYDIAGADMGELPSGYITNQQANDNLKWETTTQWDFGMDYVLRKFSGSVDYFIKETSDILYFRTLLSAVGEASGQFVNGGTIRNQGLEAILTYEDHIGKLAFDVSGNVASLTNEVVSMPESLFIRTPLSGAVPNDAKIELLGETLVGRSVNSIYGYVADGLFQTQGEVDSHASQPGKGLGRIRYKDLNGDNVINNEDQTFIGVADPALSYGLNINATYGNFSFTVFAQGVTGIEYYNSYKTYTDFASLWPGTNWGERTLDAWSPTNQDSDIPRLTIVDNNNEGRVSTYFIENASYLKLRNLQIGYSLPQSTLDRLGMRKARVFVQGQNLLTLKSKGFTAPDPENPNYAFPIPTIYTAGLSLGF; this is encoded by the coding sequence ATGATGAAGAAGATTTTGACATTTTTATTATTACTGACGGGTATGCTGGCTAGTGCCCAACAGAAGATAATATCGGGTACCATCACCGATGAGGAAACCGGAGAGGGTTTGCCTGGGGCATCAGTGCAGATAAAAGGAACCTCCAGCGGAACGATTACGGATGTCAATGGTACCTTTCAATTGGAGGCCTCTGAAGCCGATATATTAGTGGTTTCATTTATTGGCTATGAGCCAAAGGAGGTGAAGGTAGGCGATCGCTCCGTCATTAATCTGACGCTTGGGTTTGATGTGACAGCCCTGGAGGAAGTGGTGGTCGTGGGCTATACCAGTGAAAGGAGGAAGGATCTGACCGGATCCGTGGCAGTGGTTGATCTCGAGGAAGTGAAGGACCTCCCACCGGGAAATATCATGAAAAATATACAAGGGCGAGTGCCAGGCGTCTCTATTACGTCTGATGGTTCGCCTGGTTCAGGAGCTACTGTTAGAATTAGGGGGAATGGCACACTCAACAACAATGATCCCTTATATATCATAGACGGAGTGCCCTCCAAAGCTGGAATGCACGAAATTAATCCAGCTGATATCGCATCTATTCAGGTGCTTAAGGATGCCGCTTCAGCAAGTATCTATGGGGCTCGGGCGGCTAATGGCGTGATCATCATTACCACCAAAAGAGGGAAAAGCAAGGAAGCTCAGATCGATTTCGATGCTTCATGGTCACTACAGCAGTACACCACTAAGCTGAACCCACTCAATACCTATCAGCGAGGCAAGGTCTTTTGGCAGGCCTCTGTCAACGCGGGTCTTAAGCCTACGAGCCCCATCTATAACTACTCCTGGAATGGAGACCTCAACAATCCAGCACTTGGGGGTATTACCTACAATGAGTACCTGGATGCCAAACAGACCATGCGCCCGGCCGATACGGACTGGTTTGATGAGGTTTCTCAACCATCAGTGATTCAATCTTATAACCTCAGGATTTCCAAAGGATCAGAGAATGGAAGCATGATGTTTTCCGTGGGGTATTTCGATAACGACGGGACCATAAAGGAATCAAATTTCGAACGGATAAATACTCGATTCAATTCGAGTTTCAGTTTCCTGAATGATCTGATCACTGTTGGGGAAAATTTCCAGGTCACCTATCAGGAAGAAACTCAGATCAATGCCGGGGAGATATTATTTACCTCACTTGTACAGCACCCGATTGTGCCAGTACATACCGAAGCAGGAGGTTGGGGAGGCCCCGTGTCTGGAATGACAGACCGTCAAAATCCTGTCCGGCTAATCGAAGACAATAAGCAAAACCGCTACAAGTTTGTGAGGCCCTTTGGCAATGCCTATGTAGCGATCAATCCAGTAAAAAACTTACAGTTCAAAACGAACTTTGGGGTTGACTATAGCTTGTTTTATAATCGATCAATTAGGAAAAGATACGTTTCCGGATTCTTGTCTGAGCCGGACAATATGGTGGCCAATAACACCAGTGTCGGTGGCAACTGGATCTGGACCAACACAGCTACATATGACCTAAACCTACAGAATCAATCGTTGAAGTTTCTGGCTGGAACAGAACAGATCAAATACGCTCAGGAATGGTTCAACGCCTCAAGGGAAGGCTATATAAGTGAAGATCCAAACTACGCTTATCTGGGCGCTGGTGCAGAGAATCAATTGAATAGTGGAGGTGGAAACCGGTGGGCCCTGATGTCTTTCTTTGGTAAGTTTGATTACAGCCTTCAGGATAAATACCTCGCATCATTCACGATCAGACGAGATGGATCATCACGGTTTGGAGCTAATAACCGGTATGGGAATTTTCCCGCAGCATCTGTTGGGTGGAGACTCAGTAACGAGGAGTTTTTCAAAAGTTTAATAGCCACTCCTGTAGATATAAAACTACGGGCTAGTTGGGGGCAAAATGGTAACCAGGAGATCGATCCATTGGCGGTGTATAATATTTACAGACCTGTCTACGGAAAAGAAGATGCTATTTGGGATAATCCAAATCCTCCAAGCTACCGACCGGCGCTGGGCACGGCCTATGACATAGCCGGAGCTGACATGGGAGAGCTTCCTTCTGGTTATATCACCAATCAGCAAGCCAATGACAACCTTAAGTGGGAGACGACCACACAGTGGGATTTTGGAATGGATTATGTCTTGCGAAAGTTCTCAGGATCGGTGGATTATTTCATCAAAGAGACGAGCGATATTCTTTATTTCCGCACCCTTTTGTCAGCTGTGGGTGAAGCAAGCGGACAGTTTGTAAATGGCGGCACCATCAGAAATCAAGGTTTAGAAGCTATCCTTACTTATGAAGATCATATAGGAAAGCTGGCTTTTGATGTGTCTGGTAATGTGGCTTCACTGACCAATGAGGTGGTGAGCATGCCCGAGAGCTTGTTTATTCGTACCCCGTTGAGCGGGGCAGTACCAAACGATGCCAAAATAGAGCTTTTGGGTGAGACGCTGGTAGGACGCTCTGTCAATTCTATCTATGGATATGTAGCCGATGGGCTGTTTCAGACTCAGGGAGAGGTGGACAGTCATGCCAGTCAGCCTGGAAAAGGGTTGGGCCGGATCCGATACAAAGACCTAAATGGAGACAATGTGATTAACAATGAGGATCAAACGTTCATTGGGGTAGCTGATCCTGCTTTATCCTATGGGCTCAATATCAATGCGACGTACGGCAACTTTTCATTCACCGTATTTGCGCAAGGTGTCACCGGAATAGAGTATTACAATAGCTATAAGACCTATACGGATTTTGCCTCCTTGTGGCCCGGTACCAACTGGGGAGAGCGCACACTGGATGCTTGGTCTCCTACCAATCAGGACTCTGACATTCCCAGACTTACCATAGTCGACAATAATAACGAAGGTAGAGTGTCCACCTATTTCATAGAAAACGCCTCCTACCTGAAACTTCGAAACCTACAGATAGGCTACAGTTTGCCACAATCGACACTAGATCGGCTTGGAATGAGAAAGGCGAGAGTATTTGTGCAGGGTCAAAACCTGCTCACCCTCAAGAGCAAAGGCTTTACGGCACCGGATCCAGAAAACCCAAATTATGCATTTCCAATTCCGACCATTTATACCGCTGGTTTAAGTCTAGGATTTTAA
- a CDS encoding DUF4960 domain-containing protein, with protein sequence MMKTNMKFLVALLLAAATMMVISCKDEEVTPGDAFMISFVVDDISGSIDEADKTVTLELPAAADITAVTPVVSVSEGASVSPESGTAVDFTEPVVYTVTDKSGSISVAYTVSISQADLRKIAFVGVAAENTAASWDALDGSDFDLNDDQEAATWFAESMPSSTTEVAYHSIEDVAGGADLSGYHAVWIQFDGGWWGGEVAQFPNNSNHCLLMESGIGFDTPCETLSADFVAAIKAYYEAGGNLFLGNFAGAMVDEIGAVASADLAPNNSFGGLAVDEGATDGAWGVRWAGETSSPLFNGIVTSTDEGCAAPFFITLESGTQKKNRSNQYNLNFGPWAPNGDTDPLDDRRAAFEEMTGASILVENCGQNEPQMVEWTASGNKGTVIAILGGTYDWYVGDVSNNDNIPSLTKNSLLYLADKALEE encoded by the coding sequence ATGATGAAGACAAATATGAAGTTTTTGGTGGCTTTGCTCTTGGCAGCAGCTACTATGATGGTAATCTCATGTAAGGATGAGGAAGTCACCCCTGGTGATGCATTTATGATCAGTTTCGTGGTAGACGATATTAGTGGATCTATTGATGAAGCAGATAAAACGGTTACGCTGGAGTTGCCGGCGGCAGCAGATATTACAGCGGTCACTCCGGTAGTATCCGTGTCTGAGGGGGCGAGTGTAAGTCCCGAGTCTGGCACGGCGGTTGATTTTACTGAACCTGTGGTTTATACTGTCACTGACAAGTCCGGTAGCATTTCCGTAGCGTATACGGTTTCTATTTCACAGGCGGATTTGAGGAAGATTGCTTTCGTAGGTGTGGCGGCAGAGAATACTGCAGCTTCCTGGGATGCCCTGGATGGCTCTGACTTTGATCTCAATGATGATCAGGAGGCAGCTACGTGGTTTGCAGAGAGTATGCCTTCTTCCACTACCGAGGTGGCCTATCACTCCATTGAAGATGTGGCAGGTGGTGCCGACCTTAGTGGGTATCATGCCGTATGGATTCAGTTTGACGGAGGCTGGTGGGGCGGTGAAGTCGCTCAGTTTCCAAACAATTCAAATCACTGCCTGCTGATGGAATCAGGGATTGGGTTTGATACGCCTTGTGAGACTTTGTCCGCCGATTTTGTAGCTGCTATCAAGGCCTATTACGAAGCAGGGGGTAACCTGTTTTTGGGCAACTTCGCTGGAGCAATGGTAGACGAAATTGGTGCAGTGGCTTCCGCTGACCTTGCTCCCAACAATTCCTTTGGAGGGTTGGCAGTGGATGAAGGCGCTACTGACGGAGCCTGGGGAGTAAGATGGGCAGGAGAAACCTCTAGCCCTTTGTTTAACGGCATTGTGACGAGCACTGATGAAGGATGCGCTGCGCCATTTTTTATCACCCTGGAGTCGGGCACTCAGAAGAAAAACAGATCTAACCAATACAACCTCAACTTTGGGCCTTGGGCGCCAAATGGTGATACTGATCCATTGGATGATCGTCGCGCGGCCTTTGAAGAAATGACAGGAGCATCCATTTTGGTAGAAAATTGTGGTCAAAATGAGCCTCAAATGGTGGAATGGACTGCAAGTGGTAATAAGGGAACCGTGATTGCCATTTTGGGCGGTACATACGACTGGTATGTAGGTGATGTTAGCAACAATGATAATATTCCTTCTCTCACAAAAAACAGCTTGCTGTATCTGGCTGATAAGGCCCTGGAAGAATAA
- a CDS encoding glycoside hydrolase family 32 protein: MKYLNAFIVLFCLMESCQFKQKAMNPEQTAEDRYQSVYHFTPPSNWMNDPNGMVYYAGEYHLFYQHFPDSNVWGPMHWGHAVSQDMIHWEHLPIALYPDSLGFIFSGSAVVDYDNTTGFGSELNPAMVSIFTYSNQQEEFEGSITFQNQAVAYSLDSGRTWTKYAGNPVLSNPGIKDFRDPKVTWMEEFEKWVMILAVKDHVSIYSSKNLLDWTHESDFGKDEGAHGGVWECPDLFRIQDDQGNWKWVMLVSINPGGYQGGSGTQYFVGEFDGREFSTNQKEVKWIDYGADNYAGVLWSNIPDSDGRKLFIGWMSNWAYANKVSLVNRRNMMTIPREVSLRRKENDHVLTMVPIRELDQVGVLNTSGDLTELEKGMRTNDAYRLDLQIESMEGKFELVFSSEDKDSLFLSVSHTELIVDRSRCGNVSLATMFSRQHKASLDGIRNLSIFLDRSSIEVFANDGEVNMTDLFFTRSPLQQVQMVTSEAEIEARFEYRKIEVKEPI; this comes from the coding sequence ATGAAATATCTTAACGCATTTATCGTGCTGTTTTGTCTGATGGAGTCCTGTCAGTTTAAACAGAAAGCCATGAACCCCGAGCAAACGGCAGAAGACCGCTATCAATCTGTGTATCACTTTACGCCACCATCCAATTGGATGAATGACCCCAATGGCATGGTCTACTACGCGGGAGAATATCACCTCTTCTATCAGCATTTTCCTGATAGCAATGTTTGGGGGCCTATGCATTGGGGACATGCCGTGTCCCAAGATATGATTCATTGGGAGCACTTGCCTATTGCGCTTTATCCCGATTCGCTTGGGTTCATTTTTTCAGGCAGTGCAGTAGTGGATTATGATAATACCACGGGATTTGGCTCTGAGTTAAACCCTGCTATGGTTTCCATTTTCACCTATAGCAACCAGCAAGAGGAGTTCGAGGGATCGATTACTTTTCAGAATCAGGCAGTGGCCTATAGTCTCGATAGTGGCCGCACCTGGACAAAATATGCAGGAAATCCAGTGTTAAGTAACCCCGGGATTAAAGATTTTCGTGATCCAAAAGTGACCTGGATGGAAGAGTTTGAAAAGTGGGTGATGATCTTGGCTGTAAAGGATCACGTGAGCATTTATTCCTCTAAAAACTTGTTGGACTGGACGCACGAGAGCGATTTTGGGAAGGACGAAGGTGCTCATGGTGGGGTTTGGGAGTGTCCTGATCTCTTCAGGATTCAGGATGATCAAGGCAACTGGAAGTGGGTGATGCTGGTGAGCATCAACCCTGGTGGATATCAGGGGGGCTCTGGTACACAATATTTTGTTGGAGAGTTTGATGGTCGGGAATTTTCCACTAATCAGAAGGAGGTCAAATGGATTGATTATGGAGCGGATAACTATGCCGGGGTATTATGGAGCAATATTCCGGATTCTGATGGTCGAAAACTGTTCATTGGTTGGATGAGTAATTGGGCATATGCCAACAAGGTAAGCCTTGTGAACAGAAGAAATATGATGACGATCCCACGAGAAGTAAGCCTGAGGAGAAAAGAGAATGATCATGTATTGACCATGGTGCCTATCAGGGAGTTGGATCAAGTTGGTGTGCTCAACACAAGTGGAGATTTGACGGAGTTGGAAAAGGGAATGCGAACAAATGACGCGTACCGACTGGATCTACAAATCGAATCGATGGAAGGGAAGTTTGAATTGGTTTTTAGCTCTGAGGATAAAGACTCATTGTTTTTGAGTGTATCCCATACCGAACTTATCGTGGATAGGTCTAGGTGTGGCAATGTATCGCTGGCCACAATGTTCTCCAGGCAGCACAAGGCATCATTGGACGGGATCAGGAACTTATCGATTTTCCTGGATCGGTCATCTATCGAGGTATTTGCCAATGATGGAGAAGTAAATATGACTGATTTATTTTTTACCAGATCGCCATTACAGCAAGTGCAAATGGTGACATCAGAGGCTGAAATTGAGGCAAGATTTGAGTACAGAAAGATCGAGGTGAAGGAGCCTATTTGA